AAACACAACAAAGGCTTGCAAATCAAGCTTAATGAAGctctgcaaaaaaataaagaactccTCCAAGAAAAACATCAACAGGACATAAAGCAGCGCAACAAGGCATGGAGGAAAAATGCAAAGCGCTTCAGGTAAAGCTTgataaaacactgaacaaaagtAAGGAGTTGCTTCAAGAACAAAAGCAACAAGaaattaaacagaaacaaacggACTGCAAGCTTGAAGACGTGCAGGAAAAATACACAGCGCTGAAAATGAAACTTGATAAAGCACTGCAAAGAAATAAAGATTTCCTTCAAGAGAAAGAACAGCAAGACatgaaacagaaacatctggatTGCAAACTTCAGAACATCGAGAAACACAACGAAGGCTCGCAAGTAATGCTTGATGAAGCTCtgcaaaagaataaagaaatccttgaagagaaagaaaaactggacATTAACCAGAGAGACACGCAGTGCCAACTCCAAGGTGTGCAGGAACAATACGGAGCGCTGCAGGTAAAGCTTGATGAAACACTGCACAAATATCAAGAGCTGCTTCAAGACCAAGAACAACAGGAAATAAAGcagaaagaagacaaagaaattcTCCAGGACTTTGAGAGGAAAAACCAAAACCTGCAAGAACTTTATAACAAACTGAACTACAAAACACCTGAACTggaagaggaaaaggaaaaactgcaaaaccaATGCTCAGAGATGCAGAGTAAGCTCAATGACATgctgagaaaaaacacagaagtcGAGGAACTTTCAGACAACGTGAAGTGCAAAAACACTGAGATACAGGTGCTAAAGCAACAACTAGAGAAAACAAACGAAGACCTGCAGTGTTCACTTCAAGAAATCGAGAGCAGAAGTCAGCAGTTGGAAGACAcgcacaacaaattacaacagAGTTATACAGAGCTGCACGAGGCAAAGCTAATGCAGGAGGCAACatctaaagaaatgaaagaaaggcTCGAAGACAAACAAGCCAAATTAGAAGAAGTGGAGAAAACATGCAAGAGACTTGAGCAGGAGAATGCAGAAACAATCGATCAGTTGAGAACCCTCATCCTAGAGAAAAAAGTGCTCGTGGAAAAGCtcatggaaaagaagaaaaaacgctTCTGCTTCTTCTGGAGGAGGGACACTCctgctttttctactttttctactttttctactgCTAATGTCACCtcgtcttcctccacctctgttCCATCTTAATTTtcacctctcctctccctttctctcctgACACCTCTCCCTCCCCTGTCTCCCTTTAACTCCTAATACCTGCCCCATCTCcctcccccccctctctctcttttcaccctcaccctcaccccccacccctatCAGCTCATAATGCGCTAAGTTGACAGGTCAACAGAAATGCACGTTCAAAATATTATCACAAAAGAGAATTTCCTTCATACAGTAAATGACTTGTGTTGCAtcaatcaaacagaaaacatgtcacaatgtATTGTATTACCAACTAAATCTATTGTCTGATTATTGCTTGGTCATACCAGACTCTCTGTGTCTTTATTTTATCCTTCTCTGTTTTCACAAACGTTTCACCTGTTGTCCTGCAAGCTGGAGATTCAGCATTTGATAACAAAACTCTGTTAAGTTTTTCCCTGCTTTAGAAGAAAGagtactttattggtccccgtggggaaaatccctctctgcatttaacccattcactcagtgaagcagtgggcagccactgggcgcccggggagcagtgtgtagggacggtaccttgctcaggggtaccgaacccccgaccttccgatcatggggccaccactctacctactgagctatccctgccctaacACCAATGAGAGATATAGGTGCATGTATAGTGTGTGCTATAGTGTAAGCTGTTCTtcagtgcatgtatgtgtgttagTACGCTTGCATGCAGGGCCTGTGGGCCTCTCTCACCCAAAAGGGCATTTTCTTAACAGCTGCCTTTCTCTTGCATATGTTAAGAAAGGCAAATGTGCTTGTAGCAGTTGTGAGATTATTGTGCTGTTATATATTACATTATACCTGTAATCAAAATGAGTGAATCATGATACTGCTGTAGGCCACATCATACTTCTTGTGTAATcagtatgtagttttagtttgcatcatTCTTCTGAGTTAAAAGAGTGTGAAAATCATGAGATTTATTGGATAGGTTTGTATTATCCTATACTGCTGACTTACTGTGAGTGAGTTACACTGTTTCATGACATTTCATACTGCCGAGTTATGAAGAGAATATTGTGTTCAGAGAGTCAGggccttttttatttatttatttttcctgatAGTAGAGACAACAGAGCACATTGCATGGGAGCTTCACTCCCACCTTtgttagaagcagaaaaaacagcGAGCCAAGGTCATAACTCAGGCTCTTCTCTAatggtcagagtgtgaccccataaagacttccctaaacctgctggcctggaagtccagcagttcatctaaacaaaaggcacttagcctaaaactgacatagctacgtttatcctaccataaaacaataaaacaaggtacgacctctcccatgctcccagggtgttggtgtgaatgccagagcactctggaatgcacacaaagccTTTGCAGActgctaaagatcacacatcctatcactacacactCGATTATatacctctaagcatatatggttaaatatttcccaatacaaataataaaatctaaaccCATCAGAGTCCTCATACCAAGCAGAAACTGCTCAAAGTGGGATTCAAACCTACACCTCTAGGGGAGACTGCGACCTGAACACAGCACCTTAGACCACTCAGCCATCCTGAAACAGATCTAACAGAACTGATTTTCTGATAAATCCAGTTTAAACTCCTTCCCTTCACATAAAAAGTCTTGAATGAACCTTTGGTCTAACTGCTCTTCACACCTGACTGGTAACAAGATGGCGCTGCTGTGTGTGGTTGCTCATCTGTCACTCAgaagtttgtttctgtttctattATTTCTGACCTGTTTCATTCACCAAACAAAGTCTCTGCTCAGGTGTAATCGCCAGACATGATGATCACCTTTTATTGAAAAGGTCGGCACCGCCAGGCCTCTTATCACAGCTCCCGacccctctgtctctgtccctTGCACTGCTGATTTTACTCAGTCTGAGCTTGTGATTCTCTCCATTTCAGAGGATGCGGGGTGTCATATTAACCCCGCAGGTTCCCCCAGGATCCTTTCCCTCcacaatttttaaaagaagGTTTCCCTGGTATAGGGCAGTCTGTCCTTGACATTATTAACAGCAGTCTGTCCTGTGGTGCGGTTCCTGCAATTTTCAAACATGCAGTAGTGCAGCCACTGCTTAAGAAACCTGGCCTTGATCACACAGTTTTAGCTAATTATAGACCGATTTCCaagctgcattttctttccaagtGTTAGAGAAAATTGTTTTGTGTCAACTGAAATATTTTATAGATGTAATGGCATCCTTGAGGTTTTTCAATCAGGATTTAAAACCCTTTATAGCACAGAATCTGCATTCTTAAAGGTTTTTATTCTGGTAACCACGTTGTTCTGGTCTTGCTTGACCTGACTGCTGCCTTTGACACAGTAGAAGACAAAATTCTAATATCTCGATTACGGTAGATGATCTAGTGGGTATTGGTGGCACTGCACTTAATTGGTTTAGTCTTATTTGGTAAATAGAACTTTCTCTGTCAGCTTCTCGGTTCCAAATCATCGTCTGCTTCTCTGTCATGTGGCGTCCCACAGGGGTCAATTTTACGGCCACTGCTCTTTTTACTCTATATATTGCCTTAGGGTTTCATCCTTAAAAGGCATGGGATCTCTTTTCATTGTTCCACTGATGACTGTTAAAGCAGAAGGATGGCATCTCCATAAAACCTCGCTTGGCATCtctagatgacattaaagcttggttggcTTTAAACTTCTTAAATTCTAATGATAAGAAAACAGAGGTGTTGGTGTTTTGAACTAGTGGTCCTTGCTGATTTGGGACTCCTGGATGTtcttactgaccttggttttcagttggacagtgattttaaactGGACAGCCAAGTTAGAGCCTgtggtgaagtccagtttttatcatttaaggagACTGACAAGAGtgaaatcttttctttctctgcagcactttgaagggttttacttttatttcctcAGTTAGTTATTATTACTCTCTTGCTCtctaaactaaactgaaatacaTAAACTCACAATAGAACATaagtgaaactaaactaaattaaaaacaaatgaagaaaatgaaaatgcaaaactagAGTAACTCTGCAGGATTCCCACCCAGAAGCTGACTAGTGTGAGTGGGCATCAAGGGGCAATGGAGGAGGCTGACTGTAGATGAGCCTGGAGTTTAGAGTGTCGTGGAGAgttagcaaaacaaaaacaccgtCGCACTTTTAACCCCTGACTTTGACAGACGTCGTCTCTTTTGATGCGACAACCTCTGGtgattaatataaaaaaaacaagattacctttcatgtgtttctgtgtaagCTCAAATTGGTTTGATGTGTGGAGGTTTTCTCAGTGTTCATCAGTCACTCATCTGTGTGGCGTGTATGTGGCGCTGTGGCTTAGTTGGTTAAAGTGCCTGTCTAGTAAGTGTTAAACTAGAAAACAGGAGATCCTGGGTTCAACTCCCAGCAGTGCCTAAAAGATATAAGCTTTGtctgttctcagtcatccacaGCCTGTTAGTCTACGGAGATCGGAAAGATGAGTGCCTGGATTCCTTTAagtgcaatgttaaaataagatctttaaaaagcacaaaatgatttaatatgaaggcaatatgagCAGCGAGGGACTGGCTGTTAGTTCAGCGAGAGagttatttgtaaagaaaactaTTTTCACTAGCAGTCAAAACTAATGTGCAcacttatgtctgcatttttgttttgttaaatatgaacaaaagaacagaaagtATAGACCCACGTTCGGCGCGAGCACATCACGATAAGCACTGGGTAACAGACGTCGCCGAAAACGTCacagcacttttgcaaatatgcgatgtcttgataaaccaaatAGATATTTGAAGTTCATACGGCTACtttctgaaaatatgttaaaagtttattttgtgacgcaGAAAGATAAATTAGAGTAATAtgaaaacttagtagcggctgccattgttggaaactgttGCACTGAAATGTGAGATTTTAAAAAGGAGCTGTTTCCTGTGACTTGGTTTTTGGGGATGATCCTCAGTTTGAGTTTCTTATGTTCAAATCCCAGATGAGCCCATTTGTTGTTTAAGACTTTGCCGCCTCCCTGTTGATTTCTGTAATTTGTTactatcaggatgtcctaaaaactccacGGAAAGCGTTTAGCTTCAGAGCAAAACTGGCAGGAAACAGAAAGACAGCATTTTTCTCCTATATTGACTTTTCTCCACTGGATTCCTGTTAAATCTagaatttaatataaaatactatttttacttttagcttCTACTTTTTTACATCACACTGTGCACAATCTCTGTGGAATTAATCCTAGAATAAAATCTAGAATCAAGCACACAAACAGATGATTCTCTGAGCGTTCAAGACAATCTTTCACACATTCTTCTTCATCTAGTTGCTCTGATGTGTGACTTTGTGAAAATGACACAATTAACTGTTTGGCTTGTTGGTCTAGTTTCAATGGGAGAAATGTCCCTGTCTCCCTTGAAGGGAGTCTTCCCTTGGAAGAACTCGCCTCACGGGTGGAGAGTGCTCTTTAAAAGGAGCTGAGCAACAAAACCAGTGATACTTCTGAGGCTGTTTCCAGCTCTGTGTCAGAGCAGAAACAGGTTTTTGCTGTCCCATCACTGCCACTCTGCACGATCCCAGCACTGCTCCAGAGAAACCTAAAGGTGGTGTTCACAGAGAGACAGTTAAATATTCTTGTCCACCCGTTTCATTTGAAGCATTACCATGAGCCAAGAGAGATTAAATATTTGGAAGAGATGACAGGACTGACCTACAAACGGGTGAGTGTTTTTCAGCTTACTGAACATAAGAAATTGAATTTGTGTTCAATCTTGTCTCCAGTGAACTGATTAgatgttttctattttcttccATCTTTGGGTAAAAACCTGGTTTCAAAACAGAAGGAGAAAGTTTAGGAGGAGGTCACATCCTCAGCATCTCAATCAGGGTGTCCCATTTCATGTAAGTATCTCCTATTATTAAACTTTGATTCAGACATCTGGGTAATTCATTCATTAATTTCATTTGAAATGTGTTGAATTTGAAACAAGAACTTTGTATTGTACTTTTACTGACTGTGCTGTCTGTGATTCAGTTTCAGGGAGAGGGACAGCCCCCACTCAAGCAGCAGTACACCCAGCACCTGGAGATCAATTTAATCAGAAGTGGTGCAAATTATCAGGCTGTGGGCAATTTTGCGGTTGGACCTCAATGGATCTTCCCCACCTCACCCCAGTTGTTTGGCTGGTCGATGCTACCAGGCAACGGCAATTATGAATTCAACCCTGTTGCCGAtatgaacaacaacaactcagGTTTTCACAACACAACTTTTGAAGGAGCAAGTGGAGAGCCTTgccagcagctactgatcctTTAATTACAAATATTGTAATGTATATCAGATTTTTTGTATTAAGTTTGAATCTTCTTGTCTTCATGTAGCTCAACACAACAGAGTCTCAGATTTGATCTCTTCCAGTAAATAAAAGGAACGGGGTGAATTTTCGGccctttatttttaactgttggatttaaaataaatagatgaactaaaaaaattaaaataaataaaattcttcGAGCTGACACTTCCTGTACTGTGGCATAAAGAGGAAGtgtgatggctcacctggtagTGGTGTGCCACACTGCAAAACCTGAAATATAAATGAGTTTGTCTGAACAGCACTTTGTGCAGGGGTCTGGGTTTGTCTGAGAGGTTTCCCTCCTCCTCACTAAGTTTGTTTTGCTGCTCTTTCCGGAAAAAAACTTCTCTTTGTCATCTCTTGTTCTTTATAAACTGGTGGTGTTGCCACAGTAGAGTGTCTCTCAGTTTGTGcgctcatctaaaggtaagcaccgagctaacgttactgtgagttcagttcatgttgagtttagctcctgaatgaggtcttctgctgctctgctcggtgtctgttcacagtttattgtgaacacgttgagagaagagtgagagagtgtttggagaaaaacaccaactaatCATTAGCTCAGCACGCTGGGAGAAGTTGAGCGTTTGCTGGCTGAAAGTTGGTGCAGAAAAGTATTTTCAGCAGCCCTGCAGCTGCTTTTCTGCAGCCTCATTTCTATTTGAAGTGATAACAGGAAATGGATCAGAAGGATCTGCTGCAGTATCAGGGtcataataaactttattgtccagctgctgtggatgaACACAAGCGTGGAATTCAATTGTTAATTAATGAATTGATTATATTCAAATCTCTGATTTGCAATGAGG
The Astatotilapia calliptera chromosome 17, fAstCal1.2, whole genome shotgun sequence genome window above contains:
- the LOC113009419 gene encoding LOW QUALITY PROTEIN: trichohyalin-like (The sequence of the model RefSeq protein was modified relative to this genomic sequence to represent the inferred CDS: inserted 1 base in 1 codon; deleted 1 base in 1 codon; substituted 1 base at 1 genomic stop codon); its protein translation is MQGRNFELQAKLDKALEKPVLKDKKNQELQVKLDEALQQNEEILEEKEHLKINQRDTQCQLQDMEEKYRALQVKLDERPHTXEEFLQEKRLQEIKKNEMDFKLQDMEKHNKGLQIKLNEALQKNKELLQEKHQQDIKQRXQGMEEKCKALQVKLDKTLNKSKELLQEQKQQEIKQKQTDCKLEDVQEKYTALKMKLDKALQRNKDFLQEKEQQDMKQKHLDCKLQNIEKHNEGSQVMLDEALQKNKEILEEKEKLDINQRDTQCQLQGVQEQYGALQVKLDETLHKYQELLQDQEQQEIKQKEDKEILQDFERKNQNLQELYNKLNYKTPELEEEKEKLQNQCSEMQSKLNDMLRKNTEVEELSDNVKCKNTEIQVLKQQLEKTNEDLQCSLQEIESRSQQLEDTHNKLQQSYTELHEAKLMQEATSKEMKERLEDKQAKLEEVEKTCKRLEQENAETIDQLRTLILEKKVLVEKLMEKKKNASASSGGGTLLLFLLFLLFLLLMSPRLPPPLFHLNFHLSSPFLS